From one Brachypodium distachyon strain Bd21 chromosome 4, Brachypodium_distachyon_v3.0, whole genome shotgun sequence genomic stretch:
- the LOC100823511 gene encoding dr1-associated corepressor, producing the protein MRKKLGTRFPAARIKKIMQADEDVGKIALAVPVLVSRALELFLQDLIDRSYNITVQSGAKTLNSFHLKQCVKRYNSFDFLTEIVNKVPDLGGADSCGDERGLPRRRKLSNESDPENEEPRSSKMPIRSLNTSPRGRGRGRGRGRGRPPTKRKEVGYVQFEDESSMFTEQSESLPGDDAIPETKCGSESIPQSANPPADAPSTGVPAAISKVEEASTNHQPDWPMPDAIGGIGVGPSSFGHLTVQVDEDEDYDNED; encoded by the exons atgaggaagaagcTGGGCACCCGGTTCCCCGCG GCACGGATCAAAAAGATTATGCAAGCAGATGAGGACGTTGGCAAGATTGCTTTGGCTGTGCCTGTTTTAGTTT CAAGAGCGCTTGAATTGTTTCTACAAGATTTAATTGACCGCTCATATAATATTACAGTTCAAAGTGGGGCAAAGACATTGAATTCCTTCCACCT GAAGCAATGTGTAAAGAGATACAACTCTTTTGACTTCCTAACTGAGATTGTCAACAAGGTGCCAGACCTTGGTGGTGCCGACTCTTGTGGAGATGAAAGAGGATTGCCCAGAAGAAG AAAGTTGTCAAATGAAAGCGACCCAGAAAACGAGGAACCCCGCTCCAGCAAAATG CCCATAAGAAGCTTGAACACCAGTCCCAGAGGACGAGGCAGAGGGCGAGGAAGAGGGCGAGGACGGCCTCCAACCAAGAGAAAGGAAGTTGGTTACGTTCAATTTGAGGATGAGAGCAGCATGTTTACTGAACAAAGTGAATCCTTACCAGGAGATGACGCCATTCCAGAGACCAAATGTGGCAGTGAGAGTATTCCCCAAAGTGCAAATCCTCCAGCAGATGCTCCATCAACTGGGGTGCCAGCTGCAATTTCAAAGGTGGAAGAAGCCAGCACCAATCATCAACCAGATTGGCCTATGCCAGACGCCATTGGAGGCATTGGTGTTGGACCATCCAGTTTTGGACATCTGACGGTGCAAGTTGATGAAGACGAGGACTATGACAACGAGGATTAG